In one Silene latifolia isolate original U9 population chromosome 10, ASM4854445v1, whole genome shotgun sequence genomic region, the following are encoded:
- the LOC141607628 gene encoding uncharacterized protein LOC141607628, producing MPDHDTSENSSSFDYYDDPLYLSTSDQPSATLSSFLFERNDFLGWKREVLMALAAKNKDDMIDRSCSCPPSTDKCHKQWKRCDFMVMRWISNSLDKNLMENFKFVTSSKELWNELIERFGQSNALEVYQLTKDLGAVSQENLSLVEYYSKMKNLWETLDPLPSCSCGKISLCSCTLMKKMIDRENNAKIIQFLINLNSNYDGVRTQILSLDPLPSINKVLALLQKIERQKQITDTVSVLTDANAYASYKQSESKKSGDAGPSNVKHCDHCNNNGHTRATCFGLTKYPHCNKTCHNPANCFLIRGFPGDKTKGKEKLSYNKDNPPKRGANTVDVISESPLEDSFSAAAKNTGSVVLNSTSGAFNGISSDVLDGLITSIIDHVLKRISKQQQAGLSSANFAGMMYPSSFALTADNSGFLSDWIVDTGASDHMTYDVTLFSDIHVFKRPIRVGLLDGSIKFVYKMGTVLLTDKIKLFYVFYIPDFKQNLLSVSKLLDHHNMTVMFSSHDCVFQDLTNDVIVAKGRRIGDLYRFHRKLDHAHLIDNLVHTFNKLVMNKFLSKDKNISFLHSTANSASDSKLVDLFHARLGHMSVEKLKFVSDFSHSSIHGNVGQNTDSQQPGISTNIRISSRPTQLTSRLKGFQYSLPGQQSVANTVQASAFETGVLNALSDLHPEFISSMFNVIKEHEPYTFKKAH from the exons ATGCCTGATCATGATACGTCTGAGAATTCATCATCTTTCGATTATTATGATGATCCCCTTTATCTTTCTACTTCTGACCAACCTTCAGCAACTTTATCGTCCTTTCTTTTTGAGCGTAATGATTTTTTGGGATGGAAGAGAGAAGTTCTTATGGCTTTAGCTGCCAAGAACAAGGATGATATGATTGATAGATCATGTTCATGTCCTCCTTCTACTGATAAGTGTCATAAACAATGGAAGAGATGTGATTTTATGGTCATGCGTTGGATTTCTAATTCTTTGGACAAGAATCTTATGGAGAACTTCAAGTTTGTTACATCGTCTAAAGAGTTATGGAATGAATTGATTGAAAGATTTGGACAATCTAATGCTTTAGAGGTTTATCAGCTGACTAAGGATTTGGGAGCAGTTTCTCAGGAAAATCTTTCTCTTGTTGAATATTACAGCAAGATGAAGAATCTTTGGGAGACACTTGATCCATTGCCTTCATGTTCTTGTGGAAAAATTTCACTTTGCTCCTGCACTCTGATGAAGAAGATGATAGATAGAGAGAATAATGCCAAGATTATTCAATTTCTGATAAATTTGAATAGTAATTATGATGGGGTCCGAACTCAGATTTTATCACTTGATCCTTTACCCTCCATCAATAAGGTGTTAGCACTGCTGCAGAAAATTGAACGACAAAAACAAATCACAGATACTGTTTCAGTTCTGACAGATGCTAATGCATATGCCAGCTACAAGCAATCTGAGTCCAAGAAGTCTGGTGATGCTGGTCCCTCGAATGTTAAACACTGTGATCATTGTAATAACAATGGACATACAAGGGCCACATGTTTTGGGTTGACTAAGTATCCACATTGCAACAAGACATGCCATAATCCAGCAAACTGCTTCCTGATCAGAGGTTTTCCTGGTGACAAGACTAAGGGCAAAGAGAAATTGTCATACAACAAGGATAATCCACCTAAGAGAGGAGCAAATACTGTAGATGTCATTTCTGAATCTCCTTTAGAGGATTCTTTTTCTGCTGCAGCTAAAAATACTGGAAGTGTTGTCCTTAATAGTACATCTGGTGCATTTAATGGTATTTCTTCTGATGTTCTGGATGGTCTTATTACTTCTATTATTGATCATGTCCTTAAAAGGATTTCTAAACAACAACAAGCTGGTTTGTCCTCTGCCAACTTTGCAGGTATGATGTATCCTTCTTCTTTTGCCTTAACTGCCGATAATTCTGGTTTTTTGTCTGATTGGATTGTGGACACTGGGGCATCTGATCATATGACTTATGATGTGACTCTTTTCTCTGACATACATGTATTTAAGAGACCCATCAGAGTAGGATTACTTGATGGTAGTATTAAATTTGTTTATAAAATGGGAACTGTATTGCTTACTGATAAGATAAAACTTTTTTATGTGTTTTACATTCCTGATTTTAAACAAAATTTGCTATCTGTCAGTAAGTTGCTTGATCATCATAACATGACTGTTATGTTTTCTTCTCATGATTGTGTATTTCAGGACCTTACAAATGATGTTATTGTGGCTAAGGGAAGAAGGATAGGTGATCTTTATAGGTTTCACAGAAAGTTAGATCATGCTCATCTCATAGATAATCTAGTTCATACTTTTAATAAGCTTGTAATGAATAAATTTTTATCCAAAGATAAGAACATTAGTTTTTTACATTCTACTGCTAATTCTGCTTCTGATTCTAAACTTGTAGATCTTTTTCATGCTCGATTGGGACATATGTCTGTTGAGAAGCTAAAATTTGTATCTGATTTTAGTCAC TCATCTATTCATGGCAATGTTGGGCAAAATACTGATTCTCAACAACCTGGGATTAGTACTAACATCAGAATATCCTCAAGACCTACTCAGCTGACTTCTAGACTGAAGGGGTTTCAATATAGTTTACCTGGACAACAATCAGTTGCAAATACTGTTCAAGCTTCTGCATTTGAGACAGGGGTTTTGAATGCATTATCAGATTTGCATCCAGAATTTATTAGTTCAATGTTCAATGTCATAAAAGAACATGAACCCTATACTTTTAAGAAAGCACATTAG